In bacterium YEK0313, one genomic interval encodes:
- the gstB_5 gene encoding Glutathione S-transferase GST-6.0 — translation MSLKFFFGPKTCALASRIALEEAGVAYEAVRLDMAGGQQRTPDYLAINPKGRVPALVTAHGVLTETPAILAYIAQAYPAANLAPIDDPFAFAQVQAFNSYLCSTVHINHAHKMRGYRWADEETSYADMKRKVPQSMAESFTLIERDMIAGPWVFGEDYTIADPYLYTMSRWLEGDGVDIARFPKVADHFKRMGERPAVQRAVAGDA, via the coding sequence ATGAGCCTGAAGTTTTTCTTTGGCCCGAAGACCTGCGCACTGGCCTCGCGCATCGCGCTCGAGGAAGCTGGCGTCGCCTATGAGGCGGTGCGGCTCGACATGGCCGGCGGCCAGCAGCGCACGCCGGACTATCTGGCGATCAATCCGAAGGGCAGGGTGCCGGCGCTCGTCACCGCCCATGGCGTCCTGACCGAAACGCCGGCGATCCTCGCCTATATCGCCCAGGCCTATCCGGCGGCGAATCTGGCGCCGATCGACGATCCCTTCGCCTTTGCGCAGGTGCAGGCGTTCAACAGCTATCTGTGCTCGACCGTGCACATCAATCACGCCCACAAGATGCGCGGCTATCGCTGGGCGGACGAAGAGACGTCCTATGCCGACATGAAGCGCAAGGTACCGCAGAGCATGGCCGAGAGCTTCACGCTGATCGAGCGGGACATGATCGCCGGGCCCTGGGTCTTCGGCGAGGACTATACGATCGCCGATCCCTATCTCTACACCATGTCCCGCTGGCTCGAGGGCGACGGCGTCGACATCGCGCGCTTCCCGAAGGTCGCCGACCATTTCAAGCGCATGGGCGAGCGCCCGGCGGTGCAGCGGGCGGTCGCCGGCGACGCCTGA
- the leuD_3 gene encoding 3-isopropylmalate dehydratase small subunit, whose protein sequence is MRPFKAETAPMLRLAAANIDTDQLIPARFMKEPRVPEGYGRFLLHDLVAEGRLAAPSSGEAILVARRNFGCGSSREAAVYALADFGFKVVIAPSFGDIFAANCVKNGVLPALVSEADAEALLAAPAATVTVDLASQRITAGNLAVDFAIDPVWRTQLLNGWDDIDMTLAEAPAIEAFVKQDAAARAWAEPRR, encoded by the coding sequence ATGAGACCCTTCAAGGCCGAGACGGCGCCGATGCTGCGGCTCGCCGCCGCCAATATCGACACCGACCAGCTCATTCCCGCGCGCTTCATGAAGGAGCCGCGCGTGCCGGAGGGCTATGGCCGCTTCCTGCTGCACGACCTCGTGGCGGAAGGCCGGCTCGCCGCGCCCTCGTCGGGCGAAGCCATCCTGGTCGCCCGGCGCAATTTCGGCTGCGGCTCCTCGCGCGAGGCGGCCGTCTATGCGCTCGCCGATTTCGGCTTCAAGGTGGTGATCGCGCCGAGCTTCGGCGACATCTTCGCCGCCAATTGCGTCAAGAACGGCGTGCTGCCGGCGCTGGTCAGCGAGGCCGACGCCGAAGCGCTGCTGGCGGCGCCGGCGGCGACCGTGACGGTCGATCTCGCAAGCCAGCGCATCACGGCCGGCAATCTCGCCGTCGACTTCGCCATCGATCCGGTATGGCGGACCCAGCTGCTGAACGGCTGGGACGATATCGACATGACGCTCGCCGAGGCGCCGGCGATCGAGGCCTTCGTCAAGCAGGACGCCGCGGCGCGGGCCTGGGCCGAGCCGCGGCGTTGA
- the leuC_2 gene encoding 3-isopropylmalate dehydratase large subunit, which translates to MTAPSTLFDKLWDGHVVTRRDDGLSLIWIDRHFVHEGSHHAFGQIDARGGRVARPDLTFGVADHYVPTRGRGHPIPDASIARMVDLLAANTARHGITLFGLDDPRQGIVHVVGPEQGLTLPGLTVVCGDSHTSTHGAFGAYAFGIGASEVAHVLATQTLWQKKPKRLRIRVDGTTGPGIAAKDIMLTVIARIGADGAAGHAIEYAGSAIRALSMEGRMTLCNMSIEAGGRCGMVAPDATTAAYIRGRPFAPDGDRLAAAEEAWSRLASDADAAFDREVVLAAHEIAPTVTWGISPEHALPISATVPDPERMDDPVKAAATRDALAYMDLAAGQRLDSIRIDRVFIGSCTNSRIEDLRAAAAVLRDRRAVVPGVVSPGSSAVKRQAEEEGLAAVFQAAGLEWVDSGCSMCVGMNGDLVAPGERCASTTNRNFKGRQGPGARTHLMSPAMVAAAAVTGRLTDVRHMG; encoded by the coding sequence ATGACGGCCCCTTCAACCCTGTTCGACAAGCTCTGGGACGGCCACGTGGTGACGCGCCGCGACGACGGCCTGTCGCTGATCTGGATCGACCGCCATTTCGTGCACGAAGGCTCGCACCATGCCTTCGGCCAGATCGACGCGCGCGGCGGCCGCGTCGCCCGGCCGGACCTCACCTTCGGCGTGGCCGACCATTATGTGCCGACGCGCGGCCGCGGCCATCCGATCCCCGACGCCTCGATCGCCCGCATGGTCGACCTGCTCGCCGCCAACACGGCCCGCCATGGCATCACGCTGTTCGGCCTCGACGATCCGCGCCAGGGCATCGTCCACGTTGTCGGCCCGGAACAGGGGCTGACCCTGCCGGGCCTGACCGTGGTCTGCGGCGACAGCCACACCTCGACCCATGGCGCCTTCGGGGCCTATGCCTTCGGCATCGGTGCCTCGGAGGTCGCCCATGTGCTGGCGACCCAGACGCTCTGGCAGAAGAAGCCGAAACGGCTGCGCATCCGGGTCGACGGCACGACCGGGCCCGGCATCGCGGCCAAGGACATCATGCTGACCGTCATCGCCCGGATCGGTGCGGACGGCGCCGCCGGCCATGCCATCGAATATGCCGGCTCGGCGATCCGGGCCCTGTCGATGGAAGGCCGGATGACCCTCTGCAACATGTCGATCGAGGCCGGCGGCCGCTGCGGCATGGTGGCGCCCGACGCCACCACGGCCGCCTATATCCGCGGCCGCCCCTTCGCCCCCGACGGCGATCGTCTGGCCGCCGCCGAGGAGGCCTGGTCGCGGTTGGCGAGCGACGCCGACGCCGCCTTCGACCGCGAAGTGGTGCTCGCGGCGCACGAGATCGCGCCGACGGTGACCTGGGGCATCAGCCCCGAGCACGCCCTGCCGATCTCGGCGACGGTGCCCGATCCCGAGCGCATGGACGACCCGGTCAAGGCCGCGGCGACCCGCGATGCCCTCGCCTATATGGACCTTGCCGCCGGCCAGCGGCTCGACAGCATCAGGATCGACCGGGTGTTCATCGGGTCCTGCACCAATTCGCGCATCGAGGACCTGCGCGCCGCCGCCGCCGTGCTGCGCGACCGGAGGGCCGTGGTGCCGGGCGTTGTCTCGCCGGGCTCGTCGGCGGTGAAGCGCCAGGCCGAGGAGGAAGGGCTTGCCGCCGTCTTCCAGGCGGCGGGGCTCGAATGGGTCGATTCCGGCTGCTCGATGTGCGTCGGCATGAATGGCGATCTGGTCGCGCCGGGCGAGCGCTGCGCCTCGACCACCAACCGCAACTTCAAGGGCCGCCAGGGGCCCGGCGCCCGCACCCACCTGATGTCGCCGGCCATGGTGGCGGCCGCCGCCGTCACCGGCCGGCTCACCGATGTGAGGCACATGGGATGA
- the yvoA_1 gene encoding HTH-type transcriptional repressor YvoA, with amino-acid sequence MADAIETSKTRRVYLTLRDRIMSGELAPGARLPSEPDLADLHDVSRVTIRRALAELEREGLISRRPGAGTFITARMIKRPIVADLSNALAHLVEMGRSTDVRLLQFGYVSPAVEVAEALRLDENEKAQRSVRVRIIDGEPFSYLITHVPERVGTTYTEQELAAVPLLTLIERSGVKVDRATQTISATLAGPGVAEALGIDIGSPLIALTRVVYDVKRRGIEHLVAFYRPDRYSFQMDLVRIDSGGDRLWSPVERFRGGSNFNTTVKAE; translated from the coding sequence ATGGCAGACGCAATCGAGACATCAAAGACGCGGCGTGTCTACCTGACCCTGCGCGACCGCATCATGTCCGGCGAACTGGCGCCGGGAGCGCGGTTGCCGTCCGAACCGGACCTCGCCGATCTGCACGATGTCTCCCGCGTCACCATCCGCCGCGCCCTCGCCGAACTCGAGCGCGAGGGGCTGATCTCGCGCCGGCCGGGCGCCGGCACCTTCATCACCGCCCGCATGATCAAGCGGCCGATTGTCGCGGATCTCTCCAACGCGCTGGCCCATCTCGTCGAAATGGGCCGTTCGACCGATGTCCGGCTCCTGCAGTTCGGTTACGTCAGCCCGGCCGTCGAGGTCGCCGAGGCGCTGCGGCTGGACGAGAACGAGAAGGCGCAGCGCTCGGTGCGCGTGCGCATCATCGACGGCGAGCCGTTCAGCTATCTCATCACCCATGTGCCCGAACGCGTCGGCACGACCTATACCGAGCAGGAGCTTGCGGCGGTGCCGCTTCTGACCCTGATCGAGCGTTCGGGCGTCAAGGTCGACCGGGCCACCCAGACCATTTCCGCGACGCTCGCGGGCCCCGGCGTCGCCGAAGCGCTCGGCATCGACATCGGCTCGCCGCTGATCGCGCTCACCCGCGTCGTCTACGACGTCAAGCGGCGCGGCATCGAGCATCTCGTCGCCTTCTACCGGCCCGACCGCTACTCCTTCCAGATGGATCTGGTGCGCATCGATTCAGGCGGCGATCGCCTGTGGTCGCCGGTCGAGCGGTTCCGCGGCGGCAGCAATTTCAATACCACGGTGAAAGCCGAATGA
- a CDS encoding hypothetical protein (Leu/Ile/Val-binding protein homolog 3 precursor), producing MTDTKGLSSGTGLTRRRLIETGAAGATLIAAPGLLMAQPAPVKLGILQPVTGNLAQDGEYGRLGAEAAINEINAAGGIKSLGGAKLEMVFGDARSTPEGGTQEVERMHAEGVAAIVGGFASPICLAASQAASRYDLAYIVDVGVSDAIVARGLKNTFRFGPGFGMVTKAAIDNLVKLNDAAGKPAKTVVLVHEDGLFGTGLAKLMNERLSALGFQILETIAHPTPARDMSNVALRIRALNPDLVIPSSYYAEFVLLARTMQQQRIRPKGIYAVLNGAASNFRFVKEFPDAAANVMDCNHWADPRKPKAVVLRKQVEAAGRFWLYNTPLNYSCVQLVADAIERAASRDRPKIIEAIAASTFAGHIMPYGPTKFENGQNTGAAPVNTQVQGGDIKVIFPAEFADSKPVFPVTG from the coding sequence ATGACTGACACCAAGGGGTTGTCTTCCGGAACGGGGCTGACGCGACGGCGCCTGATCGAGACGGGTGCCGCCGGCGCGACGCTCATCGCGGCGCCCGGCCTCCTGATGGCCCAGCCGGCGCCGGTCAAGCTCGGGATTCTGCAGCCGGTGACCGGCAATCTGGCGCAGGACGGCGAATATGGCCGCCTTGGCGCCGAGGCTGCGATCAACGAGATCAATGCGGCCGGCGGCATCAAGTCGCTCGGCGGCGCCAAGCTCGAAATGGTCTTCGGCGATGCCCGCTCGACGCCGGAGGGCGGCACCCAGGAGGTCGAGCGCATGCATGCGGAAGGGGTGGCGGCCATTGTCGGCGGCTTTGCCTCGCCGATCTGCCTGGCCGCCTCGCAGGCGGCCTCGCGCTATGACCTCGCCTATATCGTCGATGTCGGCGTCTCCGACGCCATCGTCGCGCGCGGCCTGAAGAACACCTTCCGCTTCGGGCCCGGCTTCGGCATGGTCACCAAGGCGGCGATCGACAACCTGGTCAAGCTGAACGATGCGGCCGGCAAGCCGGCCAAGACCGTCGTCCTCGTTCATGAGGACGGCCTGTTCGGCACCGGCCTCGCCAAGCTGATGAACGAGCGGCTCTCCGCGCTCGGCTTCCAGATCCTCGAGACCATCGCCCATCCGACGCCGGCCCGCGACATGTCCAATGTCGCGCTGCGCATCCGCGCGCTCAATCCCGACCTCGTCATTCCCTCCAGCTATTATGCCGAGTTCGTGCTGCTGGCGCGGACCATGCAGCAGCAGCGCATCCGGCCGAAGGGCATCTATGCAGTGCTGAACGGTGCCGCCTCGAATTTCCGCTTCGTCAAGGAGTTCCCGGACGCCGCAGCCAATGTGATGGACTGCAACCACTGGGCCGATCCGCGCAAGCCCAAGGCGGTCGTGCTGCGCAAGCAGGTCGAGGCCGCCGGCCGCTTCTGGCTCTACAACACGCCGCTCAACTATTCCTGCGTGCAGCTGGTGGCCGATGCGATCGAGCGGGCCGCCTCGCGCGACAGGCCGAAGATCATCGAGGCGATCGCCGCTTCCACCTTCGCCGGCCACATCATGCCCTATGGCCCGACCAAGTTCGAAAACGGCCAGAATACCGGGGCTGCGCCGGTCAATACGCAGGTCCAGGGCGGTGACATCAAGGTCATCTTCCCCGCCGAATTTGCCGATTCCAAGCCGGTCTTCCCCGTGACCGGCTAG
- the livH_22 gene encoding High-affinity branched-chain amino acid transport system permease protein LivH gives MLPSYPPQIVLEALINGLLTGSVYALVALGLTLVYGVLHIINFAHGALLTLAMFAVLMVHLGFGLDPYLAIFVLTPLFFGLGYGLQRFVIGPASRNDDGSILLVTLGLSIILENALLAIFRSDTRALTLDYSFQVVDVGFALLSFTRVVGFGVAILVAGLLWAVLALTDTGKAIRAVAKEKLGAALVGIDVRHVYAVTFGLGTACIAIAACLLMPSFYVNPRVGNAFVLVAFTVVVLGGMGSIPGAVIGGLIIGVIESLCGLYLGESLGQIGIFAIFILVLLLRPTGLFGAKA, from the coding sequence GTGCTGCCGTCCTATCCGCCCCAGATCGTGCTTGAAGCGCTGATCAACGGCCTGCTGACAGGCTCGGTCTATGCGCTGGTGGCGCTTGGCCTGACGCTGGTCTACGGCGTCCTGCACATCATCAATTTCGCCCATGGCGCGCTGCTGACGCTCGCCATGTTCGCGGTCCTGATGGTCCATCTCGGCTTCGGCCTCGATCCCTATCTCGCGATCTTCGTCTTGACGCCGTTGTTCTTCGGCCTCGGCTACGGCCTCCAGCGCTTCGTCATCGGGCCGGCGAGCCGCAATGACGACGGCTCGATCCTGCTGGTCACGCTGGGGCTCTCGATCATCCTGGAAAACGCGCTGCTCGCCATTTTCCGGTCCGATACCCGCGCCCTGACGCTCGACTATTCCTTCCAGGTCGTCGATGTCGGCTTCGCGCTGCTCTCCTTCACCCGGGTGGTCGGCTTCGGCGTGGCGATCCTGGTGGCCGGGCTGCTCTGGGCCGTGCTGGCGCTGACCGATACCGGCAAGGCGATCCGTGCGGTGGCCAAGGAGAAGCTCGGCGCGGCGCTCGTCGGCATCGACGTGCGCCACGTCTATGCCGTGACCTTCGGCCTCGGCACGGCCTGCATCGCGATCGCCGCCTGCCTGCTGATGCCCTCGTTCTACGTCAATCCGCGCGTCGGCAACGCTTTCGTGCTGGTGGCCTTCACGGTGGTCGTGCTCGGCGGCATGGGATCGATCCCTGGCGCGGTCATCGGCGGCCTGATCATCGGCGTCATCGAAAGCCTCTGCGGCCTCTATCTCGGCGAGAGCCTCGGCCAGATCGGCATCTTCGCCATCTTCATTCTGGTGCTCCTGCTGCGCCCGACCGGCCTGTTCGGAGCCAAGGCATGA
- a CDS encoding leucine/isoleucine/valine transporter permease subunit — translation MIIRDFRSIVVAVAVLAALPLAVPLAVAAGLAAGANLLVNLLVFALIITLAAQGWNIAGGYGGQFSFGHAAFFGTGAYAQAILQIRLGVNPWIALPLAIAAGGLVGTVIGSLAFRARLRGSYFALVTLAFAEVFRILANAAPFTGGAAGLLVPLDVRPANFQFATRESFYYLALALVALVLVLNRAMELSRFGAYLVAVRENEDAARALGVDTLKVKLKAIALSAAITATAGALYTQKFLYIDANIAYGSWISVEALLAPIIGGIGTLFGPLFGTLTLVGLGELAKIGIHALFGSAVPGVDLVVYGILLILAIAFAPQGVMGLVRRLSVTGRG, via the coding sequence ATGATCATCCGGGATTTCCGTTCTATCGTCGTGGCGGTCGCGGTGCTGGCCGCACTGCCGCTCGCCGTGCCGCTGGCCGTCGCGGCGGGGCTCGCGGCCGGCGCCAACCTCCTGGTCAATCTGCTCGTCTTTGCGCTGATCATCACGCTCGCCGCGCAGGGCTGGAACATTGCCGGCGGCTATGGCGGACAGTTCTCCTTCGGCCATGCCGCCTTTTTCGGCACCGGCGCCTATGCACAGGCGATCCTGCAGATCCGTCTCGGCGTCAATCCGTGGATCGCCCTGCCGCTGGCGATCGCCGCCGGCGGCCTCGTCGGCACGGTCATCGGCTCGCTTGCCTTCCGCGCGCGGCTGCGCGGCTCCTATTTCGCGCTCGTCACGCTCGCCTTTGCGGAAGTGTTCCGCATCCTCGCCAATGCGGCGCCGTTCACCGGGGGCGCCGCCGGCCTGCTGGTGCCGCTCGACGTCCGGCCGGCCAATTTCCAGTTCGCGACCCGCGAGAGTTTCTACTATCTGGCGCTCGCCCTGGTCGCGCTGGTCCTGGTGCTCAACAGGGCGATGGAGCTCTCCCGTTTCGGCGCCTATCTCGTCGCCGTGCGCGAGAACGAGGATGCCGCCCGCGCGCTTGGCGTCGACACGCTCAAGGTCAAGCTGAAGGCGATCGCCCTGTCGGCGGCGATCACGGCCACGGCGGGGGCGCTCTACACCCAGAAATTCCTCTATATCGACGCCAATATCGCCTATGGCTCGTGGATCTCGGTGGAAGCGCTGCTCGCCCCGATCATCGGCGGCATCGGCACGCTGTTCGGTCCGCTGTTCGGCACGCTGACCCTGGTCGGCCTCGGCGAGCTCGCCAAGATCGGCATCCACGCCCTGTTCGGCTCGGCCGTGCCGGGCGTCGACCTCGTCGTCTACGGCATCCTCCTGATCCTGGCGATCGCCTTCGCGCCGCAGGGCGTCATGGGGCTCGTCCGGCGCCTGTCCGTGACGGGGAGGGGCTGA
- the lptB_17 gene encoding Lipopolysaccharide export system ATP-binding protein LptB, producing MLRVEGVTKRFGGLVAVNDVTMHVEAGTISGLIGPNGAGKTTLFTLISGFEPPTSGRILFEGRDITGMTPEALAAMGIARTFQIVQPFAGLSICENIAVGAYLRHGRRAEALARARAVANTVGLSAELDKPAASLTVAGRKRLELARALATEPRLLLLDEVLAGLNPSEIRDILPVIRGVCASGVTILMIEHVMQAVMSLCASVHVIANGRTIAAGTPASVVGDPKVVEAYLGHGAAERLSAEASHG from the coding sequence ATGCTGCGGGTCGAAGGCGTCACCAAGCGGTTCGGCGGGCTCGTCGCGGTCAATGACGTGACGATGCATGTCGAGGCCGGCACGATCTCGGGGCTGATCGGACCGAACGGGGCGGGCAAGACCACGCTGTTCACGCTGATTTCCGGCTTCGAGCCGCCGACCTCCGGCCGGATCCTGTTCGAGGGGCGCGACATTACCGGCATGACGCCCGAGGCGCTGGCGGCCATGGGCATCGCGCGCACCTTCCAGATCGTCCAGCCCTTCGCCGGCCTCAGCATTTGCGAGAACATCGCCGTCGGTGCCTATCTGCGCCACGGCCGGCGCGCCGAGGCCCTGGCGCGGGCCCGCGCGGTGGCGAACACGGTCGGGTTGTCGGCCGAGCTCGACAAGCCCGCCGCCTCGCTCACCGTCGCCGGCCGCAAGCGGCTGGAGCTCGCCCGCGCGCTCGCCACGGAGCCGCGCCTGCTGCTGCTCGACGAGGTGCTGGCCGGCCTCAACCCGTCCGAGATCCGCGACATTCTCCCGGTCATCCGCGGCGTCTGCGCGTCCGGCGTCACCATCCTGATGATCGAGCACGTGATGCAGGCGGTGATGAGCCTTTGCGCGAGCGTGCACGTCATTGCCAATGGCCGGACGATCGCGGCCGGCACGCCGGCGAGCGTCGTCGGCGACCCCAAAGTCGTGGAGGCCTATCTCGGTCATGGCGCGGCGGAGCGTCTCAGCGCGGAGGCGAGCCATGGCTGA
- the livF_20 gene encoding High-affinity branched-chain amino acid transport ATP-binding protein LivF, whose translation MAEPLLTVEGLHAGYGGTEILRGLTMTVAPGEIVAVLGSNGVGKTTLNKVLSGVCPATAGRIRFLGQDITRASSQAIVELGLIHVPEGRKIFPNMTVRENLELGSYRRGKASRAANLAKVFAIFPRLEERARQRAGTLSGGEQQMLAIGRGLMAEPRLIILDEPSLGLSPLLVEEMFALVSRINAEGLAVMLVEQNVVQSLELAGRAFILENGIFALQGSAKDLAADPALRRAYLGL comes from the coding sequence ATGGCTGAACCGCTGCTGACGGTCGAAGGGCTGCATGCCGGCTATGGCGGGACCGAGATCCTGCGCGGCCTGACCATGACGGTCGCGCCGGGCGAGATCGTCGCGGTGCTCGGCTCCAACGGCGTCGGCAAGACGACGCTCAACAAGGTGCTGTCGGGCGTCTGCCCGGCGACAGCCGGGCGCATCCGCTTCCTTGGCCAGGACATCACCCGCGCCTCGTCGCAGGCGATCGTCGAGCTCGGCCTCATTCATGTGCCGGAAGGCCGCAAGATCTTCCCGAACATGACCGTGCGGGAAAATCTCGAGCTCGGCTCCTACCGGCGCGGCAAGGCCAGCAGGGCGGCCAATCTCGCCAAGGTCTTCGCCATCTTTCCGCGGCTGGAGGAGCGGGCGCGCCAGCGCGCCGGCACGCTTTCGGGCGGCGAGCAGCAGATGCTCGCCATCGGCCGCGGCCTGATGGCCGAGCCGCGCCTGATCATCCTCGACGAGCCGTCGCTTGGCCTGTCGCCGCTGCTGGTCGAGGAGATGTTCGCGCTGGTGTCCCGGATCAATGCCGAGGGGCTCGCCGTCATGCTGGTCGAGCAGAACGTCGTCCAGTCGCTGGAACTGGCCGGCCGTGCGTTCATTCTCGAAAACGGGATCTTCGCCCTGCAGGGCAGCGCGAAGGATCTCGCCGCCGATCCCGCGCTGAGACGCGCCTATCTGGGGCTCTGA
- a CDS encoding MmgE/PrpD family protein — protein sequence MPIVTEGVKTATQLAAEPRADWLAAWGRFAANLTFHDLPEPVVARTRQVILDSIGAIVAGMAEPEMQALALRLEALDGPGASPVIGGAQRLPASNAAFLAGVAGTMLELDEGNQYARGHPGIHVVPAALVAAARMGCSGEDLITAVVLGYEIGARIGIASKLNVAMHPHGTWGTVGAAVAIARLADADAETMVETINVASSLGLTTSRKTMLEGATIRNSYAGFSNKIGLMAWELVTAGFGGERDGVASVYGTVAATGFDPAAMTEALGERYEIARNYFKRHAACRYTHAALDALGTIVAEAGGRIDPKAVLGIDVSTYVWAAQLDDPEPKTMLAAKFSLPFALATTLVHGSASIEAFRDAARADRTVLALASRVRVDEDPALTAMLPAARPARVTLRLADGRVLTALATTNKGDTEDPYPPAEVEAKFVEITAPVWGEARARRVIAAVAALDAENDPQRLTTLIHMPGGAS from the coding sequence ATGCCGATCGTGACCGAGGGTGTGAAGACCGCAACGCAACTTGCCGCCGAACCGCGGGCGGACTGGCTCGCCGCCTGGGGCCGCTTTGCCGCCAACCTGACCTTCCACGACCTGCCCGAGCCGGTGGTGGCGCGGACACGGCAGGTGATCCTGGACAGTATCGGCGCGATCGTCGCTGGGATGGCCGAGCCGGAAATGCAGGCCCTGGCGCTCCGTCTCGAAGCGCTGGACGGGCCGGGGGCCTCGCCCGTCATCGGCGGCGCCCAGCGTCTTCCGGCTTCGAACGCCGCCTTTCTCGCCGGCGTCGCCGGCACCATGCTGGAGCTCGACGAGGGCAATCAATATGCCCGCGGCCATCCCGGCATCCACGTCGTGCCGGCCGCGCTCGTCGCCGCGGCCCGCATGGGCTGCTCGGGCGAGGACCTGATCACGGCCGTCGTGCTCGGCTACGAGATCGGTGCGCGCATCGGCATCGCCTCGAAGCTCAATGTCGCCATGCATCCCCACGGCACCTGGGGCACGGTCGGCGCGGCCGTCGCCATTGCGCGGCTCGCCGATGCCGATGCCGAGACGATGGTCGAAACCATCAATGTCGCGTCATCGCTCGGCCTGACCACCAGCCGCAAGACCATGCTGGAGGGCGCGACCATCCGAAACAGCTATGCCGGCTTTTCCAACAAGATCGGCCTGATGGCCTGGGAGCTGGTCACCGCCGGCTTCGGCGGCGAGCGCGACGGCGTCGCCAGCGTCTACGGCACGGTCGCCGCGACCGGCTTCGATCCGGCCGCGATGACCGAAGCGCTCGGCGAGCGCTACGAGATCGCGCGCAACTATTTCAAGCGCCATGCCGCCTGCCGCTACACCCATGCCGCGCTCGACGCGCTCGGCACGATCGTCGCAGAGGCCGGCGGCCGGATCGATCCGAAGGCCGTGCTCGGCATCGACGTCTCGACCTATGTCTGGGCGGCGCAGCTCGACGATCCCGAGCCGAAAACCATGCTGGCGGCGAAATTCTCGCTGCCCTTCGCGCTGGCGACCACGCTCGTCCACGGCAGCGCCTCGATCGAGGCTTTCCGCGACGCGGCGCGTGCCGACCGCACCGTGCTGGCGCTGGCAAGCCGGGTGCGCGTCGACGAGGATCCCGCGCTCACCGCCATGCTGCCGGCGGCACGGCCGGCCCGGGTCACGCTGCGGCTCGCCGACGGGCGCGTCCTGACCGCCTTGGCCACCACCAACAAGGGCGACACCGAGGATCCCTATCCGCCGGCCGAGGTGGAGGCGAAATTCGTCGAGATCACCGCGCCGGTCTGGGGCGAGGCGCGGGCCCGGCGGGTGATTGCCGCGGTGGCGGCGCTCGATGCCGAGAACGACCCACAAAGACTGACAACACTGATACACATGCCGGGAGGAGCTTCATGA
- the Dml_1 gene encoding 2,3-dimethylmalate lyase — MNNTPQILRARLQQRPVLVAPGVIDPLTAVLAVNTGFEALYLTGAGIAYSRLGMADVGLTTMTEVTEVVARIADKVDVPLIVDGDTGFGNAITVQRTIRFFERAGAAAIQIEDQTFPKRCGHLRGKDVVPTDEMVGKIKAAVDARINDIVVIGRTDAGAVEGFERAFERAERYIEAGADVIFVEAPRTNAELAAVPKALGGKRPLMANMVEGGRTPMTPVAELEAMGYDLVVFSAGVVRAMAKTARSFYDTLMADGTSDAIRDQMYSFDELADIVGTSELLEQGRKYDSDGGGA; from the coding sequence ATGAACAATACGCCCCAGATTCTGCGTGCGCGGCTGCAGCAGCGCCCTGTTCTGGTTGCTCCCGGCGTGATCGATCCGCTGACGGCGGTGCTCGCGGTCAATACTGGCTTCGAGGCGCTCTACCTGACCGGCGCCGGCATCGCCTATTCGCGCCTCGGCATGGCGGATGTCGGGCTCACCACCATGACCGAGGTCACCGAGGTGGTCGCCCGCATCGCCGACAAGGTCGACGTGCCGCTGATCGTCGACGGCGATACCGGCTTCGGCAATGCCATCACCGTTCAGCGCACCATCCGTTTCTTCGAGCGGGCCGGGGCGGCGGCCATCCAGATCGAGGACCAGACCTTCCCCAAGCGCTGCGGCCATCTGCGCGGCAAGGACGTCGTGCCGACCGATGAGATGGTCGGCAAGATCAAGGCCGCGGTCGATGCGCGCATCAACGACATCGTGGTCATCGGGCGCACCGACGCCGGCGCCGTCGAAGGCTTCGAGCGGGCCTTCGAGCGCGCCGAGCGCTATATCGAAGCGGGTGCCGACGTCATCTTCGTCGAGGCGCCGCGGACCAATGCGGAGCTTGCAGCGGTGCCGAAGGCGCTCGGCGGCAAGCGCCCGCTGATGGCCAATATGGTCGAGGGCGGGCGGACGCCGATGACGCCGGTCGCCGAGCTCGAAGCCATGGGCTACGACCTCGTCGTGTTCTCGGCCGGCGTCGTGCGCGCCATGGCGAAGACCGCGCGGAGCTTCTACGATACGCTGATGGCCGACGGCACCTCGGACGCGATCCGCGACCAGATGTATTCCTTCGACGAGCTTGCCGATATCGTCGGCACCAGCGAACTTCTGGAGCAGGGGCGCAAATACGACTCCGACGGAGGCGGCGCGTGA